From Pandoraea norimbergensis, the proteins below share one genomic window:
- a CDS encoding FAD-binding protein — MRVINCDVVVVGGGGAGTYAALRLHDLGLKPMLISKGLVGKSGASIMAGAVIVGSKMLGGTEQNAAASLEFFAKYYSHFLVDQSYLAAAGHWIENTFYPEMESLGLLFSREADGQIAMSHSPVRWAVAPMQGQTGILLMDIRRKQLQARGIPMHEECVVTALLRNANGEVCGLTALDYVHGEMFAVHAKAVVMATGHADRLVRRSTGTREQTGDGIALALRAGAEMTNLEMQFWHISDFANPPTWQRLHVYPNPLVGTDQSSRVYNAQGECFFEQARDAPAALAPYSLQVKRLTQQVLAGKARFSGGYYTSYSHVDADVLRRYQYAGSAFEKLGLDITRDKVEARTTMHYRQGGIESDPHSMRTSVDGLWVAGGVGAHVTGSLAVAIYDGGLAAESVAGGLPDHHRHDDLTAQQIRGEEQRVEALRTGTGAGAGGSPQQPLAPMHVKTGIWDAMGEAYGLIKSGDAMREGLARLAVFRERELPRMTPPSASRRFNTAWLDALDVHNLIDVCEVTLQSALKREESRGSFYRTDFPYVDNTAWQCKNIVARDGSDYRFRKERYPAGGIAPGFDRQEYFSVPW, encoded by the coding sequence ATCTCCAAGGGGCTGGTCGGCAAGAGCGGCGCGTCGATCATGGCGGGCGCGGTTATCGTCGGCTCGAAGATGCTCGGCGGCACCGAGCAGAACGCGGCCGCTTCGCTCGAATTTTTCGCGAAGTACTACAGCCATTTCCTCGTCGATCAGTCGTATCTGGCGGCCGCCGGTCACTGGATCGAGAACACTTTCTATCCGGAGATGGAGTCGCTGGGATTGTTGTTCTCGCGTGAGGCCGACGGCCAGATCGCGATGAGCCACTCACCGGTGCGCTGGGCGGTTGCGCCCATGCAGGGGCAAACCGGCATCTTGCTGATGGACATCCGGCGCAAGCAACTGCAAGCGCGGGGCATTCCGATGCATGAGGAGTGCGTGGTCACCGCGCTGCTGCGCAACGCGAATGGCGAAGTTTGCGGCCTGACGGCGCTGGACTACGTGCACGGGGAGATGTTCGCCGTGCATGCGAAGGCGGTCGTCATGGCGACAGGGCACGCCGACCGGCTGGTGCGCCGCTCCACGGGCACGCGCGAGCAGACCGGCGACGGCATTGCGCTGGCGCTGCGCGCGGGCGCGGAAATGACCAATCTGGAAATGCAGTTCTGGCACATCAGCGATTTCGCGAACCCGCCGACGTGGCAACGCCTGCACGTGTATCCGAACCCGCTGGTAGGGACCGACCAGAGTTCGCGTGTGTACAACGCGCAGGGCGAATGCTTCTTCGAGCAGGCACGCGATGCGCCTGCCGCACTCGCGCCGTACTCGCTTCAGGTGAAGCGCCTGACCCAGCAGGTGCTCGCGGGCAAGGCACGCTTTAGCGGCGGCTACTACACGTCTTACAGCCATGTCGATGCGGATGTGCTGCGGCGCTATCAGTACGCCGGGTCGGCGTTCGAGAAGCTGGGGCTGGACATCACACGCGACAAAGTCGAAGCGCGCACCACGATGCATTACCGGCAGGGCGGCATCGAGTCTGACCCGCACTCGATGCGCACCAGCGTAGACGGCTTGTGGGTGGCGGGCGGCGTGGGCGCTCACGTGACGGGGAGTCTGGCTGTCGCGATCTACGACGGCGGGCTGGCGGCGGAGTCGGTCGCCGGAGGGCTGCCGGACCATCACCGGCACGACGATCTGACGGCGCAGCAGATCCGGGGAGAGGAACAACGGGTCGAGGCGCTTCGAACGGGCACGGGCGCGGGGGCGGGCGGTAGCCCTCAGCAGCCTCTGGCCCCCATGCACGTCAAGACCGGCATCTGGGATGCGATGGGCGAAGCCTACGGCCTGATCAAGAGCGGCGACGCGATGCGCGAGGGACTGGCCCGGCTCGCCGTGTTCCGCGAGCGCGAGTTGCCGCGCATGACACCGCCGAGCGCGTCGCGGCGCTTCAACACGGCGTGGCTCGATGCGCTGGATGTTCACAACCTCATCGATGTCTGCGAGGTCACGCTGCAAAGCGCCTTGAAGCGCGAGGAGAGTCGCGGCAGCTTCTATCGCACCGACTTTCCGTACGTCGACAACACCGCGTGGCAGTGCAAGAACATCGTGGCGCGCGACGGCAGCGACTACCGGTTCAGGAAGGAGCGCTATCCGGCGGGGGGCATCGCGCCGGGGTTCGACCGGCAGGAGTATTTCAGCGTGCCTTGGTGA